The following is a genomic window from Thermovirga sp..
CATCCAAAACCCAGGCCCAGGACATGGAGGTACTCTTCACGAACAAAAAGACCCCCGAATTGAAAAGGGTCATCGTCGTCGGCGGGGGCAAGATAGGCTTCCAGGTGGCGAGCAGGCTGGGGTTGAGATACCCCGGGCTCGACCTGAGGCTTATCGACCAGGATCGAGAGAAATGCGAGAAGTTATCCAGGGAGCTCGACAAGGCGATAATAATCCACGGCGACGGGATGGATGAAGAACTACTGAGAAACGAGGGCATCGACGAGGGCGACGGCTTCGTGACCACTACAGCGAACGATGAACACAATCTCCTCATCGGCGTGGTCGGTAAAGCCCTGGGGGCAAAGAAAAGCGTGGCCGTGGTGAGGCGCGAGATGCTCATGCGCCTCACGGACTATATCGCCGTCGACGCCATGGTCAACCCCAACCAGGCCCTGGCGACGGTGATAATGAAGCAGGTGCGCTACCCCTTCGGTACTGGGGCGCTCTCCATAATCGACGAGATCGACGCTGAGGTCCTGGAACTGACGATCCCCCGCGG
Proteins encoded in this region:
- a CDS encoding Trk system potassium transporter TrkA, producing SKTQAQDMEVLFTNKKTPELKRVIVVGGGKIGFQVASRLGLRYPGLDLRLIDQDREKCEKLSRELDKAIIIHGDGMDEELLRNEGIDEGDGFVTTTANDEHNLLIGVVGKALGAKKSVAVVRREMLMRLTDYIAVDAMVNPNQALATVIMKQVRYPFGTGALSIIDEIDAEVLELTIPRGSAVNGKKIMDLGLPKGILIALISRKGDMFVPWGDDVLQENDEILLFSSEELMDQAVEILGVG